One window from the genome of Oryctolagus cuniculus chromosome 1, mOryCun1.1, whole genome shotgun sequence encodes:
- the LOC127486373 gene encoding double C2-like domain-containing protein gamma, producing MAGAGPAGRGRPQRVSVQEHMAIDVNPGPIRPIRLISHHFPRFSPFAEPARGTPAPTSHPAPQPQPDPEPEGDSDDSTALGTLEFTLLFDADNSALHCTAHCAKGLKPLASGSVDTYVKANLLPGPSKASQLRTRTIRGTRAPVWEETLTYHGFTCQDARHKTLRLCVCEDPRLRPRRRPPPLGELRVPLRKLVPNRARSFDVCLETRQPAKRPKSLDTARGMSLYEEEAEAAREERGRVLLSLCYNSRRGGLLVGVLRCAHLAPMDANGYSDPFVRLFLRPNPGKKSKYKTSVRRKTLNPEFNEEFFYAGAREELLQKTLLVSVWDYDLGTADDFIGGVQLSSRASGERGWHWRECLGRSDHRLELWHPLDGAPPQLGD from the exons ATGGCGGGCGCGGGgccggcgggccgggggcggccgCAGCGGGTGAGCGTGCAGGAGCACATGGCCATCGACGTGAACCCCGGGCCCATCCGGCCCATCCGCCTCATTTCCCACCACTTCCCGCGCTTCTCCCCCTTCGCTGAGCCTGCCCGGGGGACCCCGGCCCCCACCAGCCATCCTGCGCCCCAGCCACAGCCTGACCCGGAGCCAGAGGGAGACTCGGACGACAGCA ctgccctgggcacccTGGAGTTCACACTTCTTTTTGACGCGGACAACAGTGCCCTGCACTGCACAGCTCATTGTGCCAAG GGCCTCAAGCCACTGGCCTCGGGCTCCGTGGACACCTACGTCAAGGCCAATCTGCTGCCAGGGCCCAGCAAG GCCAGCCAGCTTCGGACACGCACCATCCGGGGCACGCGGGCACCTGTCTGGGAGGAGACACTCACCTACCACGGCTTCACCTGCCAGGATGCCAGGCACAAGACCCTGCG GCTGTGCGTGTGTGAAGACCCCCGCCTGCGGCCCCGGCGCCGCCCACCTCCCCTGGGGGAGCTGCGGGTGCCCCTGAGGAAACTGGTGCCCAACCGAGCCCGGAGCTTTGACGTCTGTCTGGAGACGCGCCAGCCG GCCAAGAGACCCAAGAGCCTGGACACCGCCCGGGGCATGTCCCTGTATGAGGAG GAGGCGGAGGCGGCCCGGGAGGAGCGCGGGCGCGTCCTGCTGTCCCTGTGCTACAACTCGCGGCGGGGCGGCCTGCTGGTGGGCGTGCTGCGCTGTGCCCACCTCGCCCCCATGGACGCCAACGGCTACTCGGACCCCTTCGTGCGCCT CTTCCTGCGTCCAAACCCGGGGAAGAAGTCTAAATACAAGACCAGCGTTCGCAGGAAGACCCTGAACCCCGAGTTCAACGAG GAATTCTTCTACGCAGGCGCCCGGGAGGAGCTGCTGCAGAAGACACTGCTGGTGTCCGTGTGGGACTACGACCTGGGCACCGCCGACGACTTCATCG GCGGGGTGCAGCTGAGCAGCCGAGCCAGTGGGGAGCGCGGGTGGCACTGGCGCGAGTGTCTGGGCCGCAGCGACCaccggctggagctgtggcacccACTGGATGGCGCGCCCCCCCAGCTCGGCGACTAG